Proteins found in one Paenibacillus dendritiformis genomic segment:
- a CDS encoding DedA family protein encodes MLEITWALTHFGYIALFFLLALGIVGLPIPDETIMVFVGSLTVEGPFGYVPAFAVCLAGSMTGMTVSYIVGRRVGKPLLNRYGKRVKLTPARVERTERWFQRFGPWAIVFGYFVPGLRHLTCYLAGMARMNWSLYFFAAGTGAIIWVATFLTIGHFVGVHWEAAVHWIHTKGTLYMVGLAAMLLLIGALVFVLIRRRARPKQTP; translated from the coding sequence TTGCTGGAGATTACATGGGCATTGACCCATTTCGGGTACATTGCTTTATTTTTTTTGCTTGCGCTTGGCATCGTCGGACTGCCGATACCGGATGAGACGATCATGGTATTCGTCGGCAGCTTGACGGTGGAAGGCCCGTTCGGATACGTGCCGGCCTTCGCTGTATGCCTTGCCGGGAGCATGACTGGCATGACTGTCAGCTACATCGTGGGACGGAGGGTCGGCAAGCCGCTGCTGAATCGGTACGGCAAGCGGGTGAAGCTGACGCCTGCGCGGGTGGAACGCACCGAACGCTGGTTCCAGCGCTTCGGTCCATGGGCCATCGTCTTCGGGTACTTTGTTCCCGGACTGCGCCACTTGACCTGTTACCTGGCCGGGATGGCACGGATGAATTGGTCTCTTTATTTTTTTGCAGCTGGGACGGGAGCGATTATCTGGGTCGCCACTTTTTTGACGATTGGGCATTTCGTCGGAGTTCATTGGGAGGCGGCCGTTCATTGGATTCATACCAAAGGAACGCTATATATGGTGGGCTTGGCAGCGATGCTTTTGCTCATCGGCGCGCTCGTGTTCGTCCTGATCCGGCGCCGCGCCCGCCCAAAACAAACGCCTTGA
- a CDS encoding MerR family transcriptional regulator: protein MEKLSIGRMAELNHTSVQTLRYYDKLGLLKPEFVDESTGYRYYSIKQCARLDLINYMKYLGMSLDNIMAWFDSEDIASIPAMLREQAELIERKRKELEQMGKAIQVSIKNYDTYMSAPQDGQFVLQHIPARKIYCYDSKVNIYEHPLETYEYILRELRAQAIVKHLPMAYFCNVGSIIRQANLERGQFISTEVFLFVDDDFEMQAGVEIIPEHDYACIYCSSFFREREYAGRLLDHVKEKGCEVVGDYICEVVVELPVFHTDERNMFMKLQVPIKQG from the coding sequence ATGGAGAAGCTATCGATCGGCCGCATGGCGGAGCTGAACCATACCTCGGTGCAGACGCTGCGCTATTATGACAAGCTGGGACTGTTGAAGCCGGAATTCGTCGATGAGAGCACCGGTTACCGCTATTATTCGATCAAGCAGTGCGCCAGACTGGACTTGATCAATTATATGAAGTATTTGGGCATGTCTCTTGACAATATTATGGCCTGGTTCGACAGCGAGGATATCGCCTCGATTCCTGCCATGCTGCGGGAGCAGGCCGAGCTTATCGAGCGCAAGCGCAAGGAACTGGAGCAGATGGGGAAGGCGATCCAGGTCAGCATCAAAAATTACGATACATATATGAGCGCGCCGCAGGACGGACAGTTCGTGCTGCAGCATATTCCTGCGCGGAAAATCTATTGCTATGACAGCAAGGTCAACATTTATGAGCACCCGCTGGAGACCTATGAGTATATTTTGCGGGAGCTGCGGGCCCAGGCGATCGTCAAGCATCTGCCGATGGCTTATTTCTGCAATGTCGGCTCGATTATCCGCCAAGCGAATCTGGAGCGGGGACAGTTCATCTCGACTGAAGTGTTTCTGTTCGTCGATGACGATTTCGAGATGCAGGCCGGGGTGGAGATCATTCCGGAGCATGACTATGCCTGCATTTATTGCAGCAGTTTTTTTCGGGAGCGGGAATATGCCGGGCGTCTGCTTGACCATGTGAAGGAAAAGGGCTGCGAAGTGGTCGGCGATTATATCTGCGAAGTCGTGGTGGAGCTGCCGGTATTCCATACCGATGAACGGAATATGTTCATGAAGCTGCAGGTTCCGATAAAACAGGGTTGA
- a CDS encoding bifunctional cytochrome P450/NADPH--P450 reductase: MPESVAVPQPKTFGPLGNLPLLDLEAPLQSLVKLAYEYGPIFRMDMPGRSEIFISGYELVEDACDESRFDKNLWAPLQKVRAFAGDGLFTSATEEPNWSKAHNILLPSFSQRAMQGYHTMMVDIAQQLVQKWARLNPDESVDVPEDMTRLTLDTIGLCGFNYRFNSFYREQPHPFIISMVRALNEAMNQLQRLGLQDKMMILTKRQYKHDIQTMFSLVDKIIAERKAHGGEDGKDLLAHMLTGKDPETGEPLDDENIRYQIITFLIAGHETTSGLLSFAMYYLLKNPEKLQKAYEEVDRVLTEPVPTYTRVRELKYIRMILNEALRLWPTAPAFSLYAKEDTLLAGKYPLKKGDSVNVLIPKLHRDTSVWGDNVDEFCPERFEDPSRIPEHAYKPFGNGQRACIGQQFALQEATLVLGMVLKYFEIIDHTNYQLKVKETLTLKPEGFTIRVRLRAGQGAFTISAVGNEAPVGKPAVQTAAPTVEAHNTPLLVLYGSNLGTAEGIARELADTARYQGFRSEVAPLNERVGKLPKEGVVFIVSASYNGKPPSNAREFVQWLEGAEPGAFEGVRYAVFGCGDHNWAGTYQQVPRFIDEALADKGATRLVARGEADASGDFEKQLEEWGDRLWQDVLNALGLKSGGQPHRERTTLSIQFVSGLIGTPLAETYDALLANIVENRELQGEGSERSTRHLEIALPDGVTYREGDHLGVLPVNAQELVDRVLRRFGLQGSDHLIISASGRSAAHLPLDRPISVHDLLSHSVELQEAATRAQLREMASFTVCPPHKQELEALLQEDTYQDQVLSKRVTMIDLLEKYPACELPFQRFIELLPPLKARYYSISSSPKALPDRVSITVGVVRGPARSGRGEFRGVTSNYLAVRQPGDAIAMFVRTPESGFLLPEQADTPMIMVGPGTGVAPFRGFLQARRALKQEGKTLGEAHLYFGCRNPEHDYLYREELEQYERDGFVRLHTAFSRVANKPKTYVQDLIKRDAGKLLDLLNRGAKLYVCGDGSKMAPEVEETFRTAYREAHGTTEESAQNWLESLQNDGQYVKDVWAGL, translated from the coding sequence ATGCCTGAATCCGTTGCTGTTCCGCAGCCGAAAACGTTTGGACCGCTCGGTAATTTGCCGCTGCTGGATCTCGAAGCTCCCCTTCAATCGCTCGTAAAGCTTGCGTATGAATACGGTCCGATCTTCCGAATGGATATGCCGGGAAGAAGTGAAATCTTTATTTCCGGTTACGAACTGGTCGAGGATGCTTGTGACGAATCCCGTTTTGACAAAAATTTGTGGGCCCCCTTGCAAAAGGTGCGGGCTTTCGCCGGCGACGGCTTATTCACGAGCGCTACGGAGGAGCCGAATTGGAGTAAAGCTCATAATATTTTGCTTCCCAGCTTTAGTCAGAGAGCCATGCAAGGGTATCATACGATGATGGTAGATATCGCGCAGCAGCTTGTGCAAAAGTGGGCCCGGCTCAACCCGGACGAAAGCGTGGACGTTCCGGAGGATATGACTCGGCTTACTCTGGATACGATCGGGCTGTGCGGATTCAATTATCGCTTCAACAGCTTCTACCGGGAGCAGCCGCATCCTTTTATCATCAGTATGGTCCGTGCATTGAATGAAGCAATGAATCAACTGCAGCGTCTCGGGCTGCAAGATAAAATGATGATTTTGACGAAACGGCAATATAAGCACGATATTCAAACGATGTTCTCTCTGGTCGATAAAATTATCGCCGAACGCAAGGCGCACGGCGGGGAAGATGGGAAGGATCTGCTTGCTCATATGCTGACAGGCAAAGATCCGGAGACGGGCGAACCGCTGGACGACGAGAATATCCGTTATCAGATCATTACGTTCCTCATTGCCGGACATGAGACGACAAGCGGACTGTTGTCCTTTGCCATGTACTATTTGCTAAAAAATCCGGAAAAACTGCAAAAGGCTTACGAAGAGGTGGACCGCGTTCTGACCGAACCGGTTCCGACATATACCCGAGTCCGGGAGCTCAAATACATCCGGATGATTCTCAACGAGGCTCTGCGCTTATGGCCGACCGCCCCGGCATTCTCCTTGTATGCGAAGGAAGACACGTTACTGGCGGGGAAATACCCTCTGAAAAAAGGAGACAGCGTGAACGTCCTTATTCCCAAGCTTCATCGGGATACATCCGTGTGGGGGGACAATGTCGACGAGTTCTGTCCGGAACGGTTTGAAGACCCCAGCCGAATTCCAGAACACGCCTACAAACCGTTCGGAAACGGCCAGCGCGCCTGCATCGGTCAACAATTTGCCCTGCAGGAAGCGACGCTTGTGCTCGGGATGGTGCTCAAGTATTTTGAAATCATCGATCACACGAATTATCAATTGAAAGTGAAGGAGACGTTGACGCTTAAGCCGGAAGGCTTTACTATTCGTGTCCGTCTCCGGGCCGGCCAGGGGGCCTTTACGATTTCCGCTGTGGGGAACGAGGCGCCTGTCGGCAAGCCGGCGGTGCAGACAGCGGCCCCCACGGTGGAGGCTCATAATACGCCGCTGCTTGTTCTGTACGGATCCAATCTCGGGACGGCTGAGGGGATTGCCCGAGAGCTTGCGGACACCGCCCGCTATCAAGGCTTCCGCAGCGAGGTGGCGCCGCTTAACGAGCGTGTGGGCAAGCTGCCCAAGGAAGGCGTTGTGTTTATCGTCTCCGCGTCGTACAACGGGAAGCCGCCGAGCAATGCCCGCGAATTTGTCCAATGGCTGGAGGGAGCGGAACCGGGCGCATTCGAGGGGGTTCGGTATGCGGTCTTCGGATGCGGCGATCATAATTGGGCAGGCACCTACCAGCAGGTTCCGCGGTTTATCGATGAGGCGCTTGCAGACAAAGGGGCCACCCGCCTTGTTGCCCGCGGGGAAGCGGATGCGAGCGGCGATTTTGAGAAGCAGCTCGAGGAATGGGGCGACCGCCTGTGGCAAGATGTGCTGAACGCTCTGGGCTTGAAGAGCGGTGGCCAGCCGCACCGGGAACGAACCACGTTGAGCATTCAGTTCGTTAGCGGTCTGATCGGAACCCCGCTTGCAGAAACTTACGATGCCCTTCTCGCGAATATTGTAGAGAACCGTGAATTGCAGGGAGAAGGCAGCGAACGGAGCACACGACATCTGGAAATCGCGCTGCCGGATGGGGTAACCTATCGGGAAGGGGATCATCTTGGGGTCCTTCCCGTGAACGCACAGGAGCTTGTGGATCGCGTTCTTCGCCGTTTTGGCCTACAGGGGAGCGATCATTTGATCATTAGCGCATCCGGACGAAGTGCCGCGCATCTTCCGCTCGATCGTCCGATCAGCGTTCACGATTTGCTCAGCCACAGTGTGGAGCTGCAGGAAGCGGCAACGCGTGCGCAGCTTCGCGAGATGGCTTCCTTCACCGTATGTCCGCCGCACAAGCAGGAGCTTGAGGCGCTTCTGCAGGAGGATACTTATCAGGATCAAGTGCTGAGCAAACGGGTGACGATGATCGACCTGCTGGAGAAGTATCCGGCTTGCGAACTTCCGTTCCAACGGTTCATAGAGCTGCTGCCGCCGCTCAAAGCGCGCTATTACTCCATTTCCAGTTCTCCCAAGGCGCTGCCGGATCGAGTCAGCATTACGGTCGGGGTCGTTCGCGGGCCGGCCAGGAGCGGGCGCGGCGAATTCCGCGGCGTGACCTCGAATTATCTCGCCGTCCGCCAGCCGGGGGATGCCATCGCCATGTTCGTGCGGACGCCGGAATCGGGATTCCTGCTTCCGGAGCAAGCGGACACGCCGATGATCATGGTCGGACCAGGCACGGGCGTTGCGCCATTCAGAGGATTTCTTCAAGCTCGGCGAGCTCTGAAGCAGGAAGGAAAGACGCTCGGGGAGGCGCATCTGTATTTCGGCTGCCGCAATCCGGAACACGATTACCTGTACCGTGAGGAACTGGAGCAATATGAACGGGACGGCTTCGTTCGACTCCACACGGCTTTCTCGCGAGTGGCGAACAAGCCCAAGACGTACGTGCAGGATTTGATCAAGCGCGATGCCGGCAAGCTGCTCGACTTGCTGAATCGGGGAGCAAAGCTGTATGTCTGCGGGGACGGCAGCAAGATGGCTCCGGAGGTGGAGGAAACTTTCCGTACCGCTTACCGCGAGGCTCACGGCACAACGGAAGAATCGGCGCAAAACTGGCTTGAAAGCCTTCAAAACGACGGTCAATACGTGAAGGACGTGTGGGCTGGATTGTAA